The following DNA comes from Vicugna pacos chromosome 13, VicPac4, whole genome shotgun sequence.
ATAAGATCCAGAGAAAGGAAGTAAATTGTCCAAAGTCACAAGACAAGTTAGCAAGGTTGGGACTAGAACCCAGGTCACTTAATGTCAGGTTTTCTGTCCTTCCACAAGACAATGCAGAGTACACCATGTCGGCCCCATGAACCACATTGGTTCCATGCACCAAATCAGGTCTGTGGGTTACACTAGTTCCATATACCATTGGCTTAATTTTCAATTTTGGCTACAGACATTTTTTACGTGTACCACTTTGCCTACATCACAGTGACCCTCTACTGTGTCCATGTACCATGTGACTTGCAGTTACCACATTCATTTTGGTTACATGTTTTCTACTGGTTTCAGTGCCACTGCAGTAGATTATATTATCACCCCCCCTTATTTGCTGCTCCCACTGTAGAGGGAATATACATCCATACCCATCCCACGTAACTTTCATTACTTTTCTGTGGGAAGAAAATACTTTCTGCCCTTTGCCATCAGGCTTGATCATGTGGCTTGCTTTGGCCAAAAGGGTGTAAGCAAAGAAATGTGTTTCACTTCCGAGCAGAGGCTTTCAGAGGCATTGTTCCTTTCTGTCTGTCATAAGACTGGCATATTCCAGAGAGGGTCTACTCCTTCAGGTTGGATCTAAGAATCCAATGGCAGAAGGCCACAGTCTACCTACAATTGACATGCAACATGAGTAACAAATGAACTTCTGCTGTTGTAAGCCATTGAGATTATGAAATTGTTTCTCACTGCACCACAATCTAGCAAATTGATCACGACAGCCATGTTGGTTTCATGTACCACATTTGTTCCACTCACCAAGTACTATATTGGTTTAAATGTATAATGTTGGCTTTATACATCATAGACACTGTTCCTTTCCTCAGCATTGGACATTCTaccccaggtccctcccaggtCCCTAGGCTCACCAGGCCACTCTACCTCTCCCCATCACTTTGAGAAAAGCCTCCTTAATGTCCTTGTTCCTCAGACTATAAGCCACAGGATTGAGCAGGGCAGTGAAGACATTATAAAAGAGTGATATCTGCTTGTCTTGCTCAGGAGAATAGTTGGAATTGGGCCTCATATAGATGTAGGTGCCTGGAGCATAGAAGAATGTGACCACAGTCAGGTGCGAAGCACAGGTGGAGAGAGCCTTGTAGCGGGCCTGCATGGACTTGATCTTGAGAATGGCCTGGGCAATACGTATGTAGGAGGCCAGAATGAGTGAGAGTGGGGCAGCAACCATGAAGACACTGATGACCAGGTCCACCATCTCAATGAGGTGAGTATCCATGCAAGCCAAGCTTCGTACTGAGGGACCTTCACAGAAGTAGTGGTTGACCAAGTTGGGCCCACAGTATGGCAGGCTCATGGTGAAAAACGTATGGATCAGAGAGAAGAAGAAACCACAGGCCCAGGTCCCAGCTGCCAGCCATGTGCACAGGTCCCAGCTGAGGATGACAGTATAACGTAGAGGGTAGCAGATGGCCACATATCGGTCATAAGCCATGACTACAAAGAAAATGCATTCAGTCAGGCCCAGGGCACCAAACATATACATTtgcagccaacagccagcaaagGAGATGGTCTGAGGTTGAGTGAGAAGATGCACCAGCATCTGGGGCACGGTGGTGGACACGTTGCCCATATCCAGCAAGGAGAGGATAcacaggaagaagtacatgggagTGTGGAGGTGCATGTCCAGGCATATCAGGATGACAATGAGCCCGTTGCCAAGGACTGAGCTCAGGTAGAGGAGAAGGAAGGCAATGAAGAGGAGCCTGTTGGATGTGGGGTCACTGGAGAAGCCAAGCAGGATAAATTCAGAAACCCAGCTTTGGTTCTGCCCTGGAAGCATCCACATGGTGGGCCTATAGGATAATCACATTCGTTTAAATGTCATCTAAGGTATGGTAGTCTAGTAAGAACTGGAGGCAGACAGGCTAGGATTTTAATTCTGGGCTGACTTGaaccagttacttaacctctctgaacctcagtctcctcatctataaaatgtggcTAGTAACACTCATCTCTCAGGGTTTCAATGAGGAGTAGGGGCAATATGTATGAAGCATCTTACACAATGCCTTAAAACactaaataacaataaaatgctCTTATGCAATCTCCCCAGTCTTACTCCCCACCCCTCATTGAACAAAATGGTCACTCGCATGTCTAGCAACAGTCAATTTACACTATATCAGATCTAGCCCCCAAACTTGTAGAGGTGGCCTTCCCCTCTGTCTGAAGGATCATTTCTCTGGGTGTGCTACAAACCTCTCCTTACCCTGTAAACATTTCTCTTGTGGCAGCTGGCAATGTGAGACATTATCAATAGAGAGTGATAGAGGGGCACTGTAATGATAGCAGCAGGAAGGCACTTTTGTGGGGGCTTCATCCTCTGTCCTCAGTTACTCAGCTTGAGAGCCAGTGGGCTGGTTATGGAAGGGCCAGTAGCACTCATCTCAACGGACCTCAGTGGACCAACCACAGTCACACACTCAGGCTATACACAGCCTCCCCATCCAGTGACCACTTCCATGGAGCTCTGGCCTTGCCCCGTGGTAGCAGACTGTGTATTCCTGTGGTAGTCATACCCTCTTTAAAAAGTCTTAGCTCAGTCTTTTGgggcaagggggtggggaaggggcatgtcaggagcaggaggagggagggaagtatCTCCTAAACCCTAAGTCCCTTCAGTGTGTGCTCTTCTTCAGCCATGAGGCAGTAGCTACTTTTTCCCCCCGACTTACTACTTTTGGATATCTTAGAGTTCTCTTGTATCCCTTTTTAGTAGTTATCCACCTTTTGCTAGTTAATAATTCTTTGTATTACATTTTCCCTGCTCACATGACTGGTGTGCTCTTGTCTCCTGCCGGGATCCTGAATGATACAGATGCTAAATCTATGCGAAGTCAGTTTGATAGGGAACAGAATGTCACATAGTTATAAGCTATCTATCCATAAAGTAATTATTAATTACAACACTAAAAGGTAGTAGCTATCACTGGAGAAACTAAACAGCATTTTAACTGAGTGATTACAATTAACATCACCAATAAGGAACAGATAGACACAATGTGTCTCCATATGTAAAATCCTAATAATATTTCACCTATATATTATTTCagccaaaaaaagcaaaaacctgaatctaatcatgacgAAACATCAAATAAACCTAAACTGAAGAATATTCTATGTAATAACTAacttttaatattcaaaaaaaaagtctatatCACGAAGACAAAGGctgagaatatataaaagcacaaGGAGACTGAAAAAGATACAACAACTAATGCAGGATGTAATCCTGGAAACGGGGATGCTATAACAGTAATTTGACAGTTGATAAAATGGAATATGAATTAGATTAGTTTAGATAAATGCATCACTGCTGTATTTCCAGAATTTGATAACTACTGTGTAAGAGAATATTCTTATTCTCTTACATCTTAGGAACTACTCACTGCAGTattaaaggaaaaaggaacatAATACTTGCACATTATTCTCAAATAGTtctgaaattataataaaaacaatgggtttttttgtttttgttaaacaatgttttaaaattaggcATGGGGCATATAGGACTTCTTTGTAGTATTCTTTGAGCTTTTCTGAgggttttaaatttatttccaaaaaaagtttttgaaataaaattttaatgtgaaGTAAAAACTTTTTCTAACAAACAAAAGTGAGATTATTTAAAAGGAGTTCTTCTGGCAGAAAGTAAGTGACAGAAATACAAAAGcgcaaaaaggaatgaagagacCCCCAAGGAAAGGGTAAATATAAATTACtaatgaatgtaaaccaataaTAAAGTcttgtggaatttaaaacaaatgaaagactAAAGATGATGGCAACAGTAGCACAAGAAATGGAGGGGTAACTAGAGTTAGTATCCTAAATATTTAGCATAATTGGAAAAGTGATAAAACTAATCATTTGCATTAGACTGTGATAAGTCAAAGATTTATGTTGCAATATCTACGAAAAtcagtaaaagaataaataatatatagcCAACAACCTAAAATAGGAGAAAATGGACtaataaaaatgttcattaatCCAAGATAATGCACTTTTGACAAAGGGAAAATGAAACATAAAGCAGGCAGTTCAATAGAAAATAAGTGGAAAGATGGTATGAACTTAAATATGTAGGTAATTATTTTAAAGGCAAAAggactaaatatttttaaaaggcatattCTCAAACTGAGGGTTTTTCTTAAAACTCTACACATTATTCACAAGAAACACACCTTGTTCATTCtgcaatacatacatatttcaaATCAACATGCTCTTCACCTTAAACCtacacaatgttatgtcaattatatctc
Coding sequences within:
- the LOC102531578 gene encoding olfactory receptor 2D3-like — translated: MWMLPGQNQSWVSEFILLGFSSDPTSNRLLFIAFLLLYLSSVLGNGLIVILICLDMHLHTPMYFFLCILSLLDMGNVSTTVPQMLVHLLTQPQTISFAGCWLQMYMFGALGLTECIFFVVMAYDRYVAICYPLRYTVILSWDLCTWLAAGTWACGFFFSLIHTFFTMSLPYCGPNLVNHYFCEGPSVRSLACMDTHLIEMVDLVISVFMVAAPLSLILASYIRIAQAILKIKSMQARYKALSTCASHLTVVTFFYAPGTYIYMRPNSNYSPEQDKQISLFYNVFTALLNPVAYSLRNKDIKEAFLKVMGRGRVAW